CCCTGGGAGGACCGTTACCATTCATGCACTCGGAAGCCTTCAGGAAAGTTTTCCAAACTTGAGCCTTCCCAAGCCCTGcgctcaaaaaaaagaaaaagaaccagggAGATTTCCTCACTCTTCTGCACCGAGAGCTTGCAGAAAAAGAGTCTGGATGCATTGTGATGAAAATTTGCACGTGGGGCCAGGTGTCCAGTAAGCGATTCCCCAGGGTGCTTAATACCAGATAGGCACCCTGTGGGCAGAAGACTGGACATTCAAAGGCGTTTTGCAGGCGTTGCTGTGAAATtctttttgaatttcttcttaaGAGACAAAGTTGGTTAAAGATGCTTGAGCCCCCGATTGCCCTGGGGCTTCTACCCTTGTCTTTTTCTGGCACAATTTTTGGTTAATCCCTGAGCtttccatttctttaaatttaCCAGTTCAAATCAGGAGTTGTCTGACATCTTCCTACCTAGACAGATGCCTTCACACTGTGCCGGGACAGTGACATGGAGTGCCACACCTGAAACCATGAGAAGGCAGAAGCTTCAGAGTTAGATGTAGCAGCAAACCTGTGGCTTTCCACCCTGGAGGCACAGCTCTGCAAGGTGTCTCTCCTTACTGTTTCACCTGGGGGCTCGCCATGGGAAAGGGTGCCTCCCTCCCCTGTAGGTTCATTTCTTTACCTTCGGTTTAGGAGGCAAGGGAAAATGATCTTCTGTTAGGCTATGGTGATGTTCAGAACTTCCTGACTGCTACTGGGGATTTGCTTAATTTACAGAAAATGGCCTGTGCTAGAAATTAGGAGGGACTTGCCCCAAAGGTGGGAGTTCTCAAGTCGGAAGCGGCTCTCTTTGAGGGCTTCTACTTGATGTAGCCTAGATCCTAGGTCACTATCTTCTGAAATGCCCTGGTTCCAAATATGCCCAATCTCAACATCCAGTGATGTCACTAGCTTTACGAGAGACTCCATTTCTCTAAGACCCACATTGGAGGCTGTGAGGATGATGGCAGTCTGGGCTTCCAGATGGCCTACAGGTACCTTCTACTCCCAGCATGTTGGACCTCTGACTCAGTTAGGTCTCCGTGACTTCTCAGTGTAATCAATTGGAATGAAGAAACACTTGCTTTGACTCACATCAGAGGAAAAGGACTCCTGGTCTCTCTGTGTCACCGTTGGAAGCTAGGAGAGTGAGAGGTCGAGGGGGCAAGCCAGTGACTAAAGAGAGCTAAGCATCCCTCGGATGGGAAGACAAAGTTATTCTGTCAGTGATGCGAATGAGTAAACTGTACCAGGAGTTGGTAAGACCTGCACAGACGAAGGAAATCGTGGGGTAACCTTTAGACATATGAGCAGACTTCCCATAGGGCTCTTGTTTTACCACTGACATTCACCCCAGGTTTTATGCTTTTCAAATACCTTACTGTTTCAAGTGGCATTTATGTAAGACGGCCTAAGCCTATCAGGTCACTGATGATGCTGGGGCATAGCCTTGAGTTTATTATTCAAAAGAATGGTGCGCCAGGtgtgtatttgaatatttaagatatattatTGATGAAAATTAGATGAGAAACAGCAAGGCTTGGCATAGGCGGGCTTATTATGGACTGATTTATTCAGACTCTACATTTTATAAGTTCTGAGGGTGAGCTTGCACCTATGCATGACTGAGGTCCAGTGGGCCTGGTGGTGAAGGTCTGTGACTTGTGACTGTAGCGACTGAAGAaactgagacagggggatttAAAGGTCAAGGCAGAGAGTGGACTGGGAATATAACTGAATGATAAAGTACTTGCCGAGTACATATGAGACTCTGGGCTCATTCTCCAGTATAGGGAAAAACTGGGGtctgaagaaagagtttatttctttgtgaacttagtcattttatttatatatgtctcCATAGCTTTATTTACAAATGAATGAGAATACTAACGTGTGTCAGTCCTTAATATCATACCACACCCATAATAGGTGCTTTGTCCATAGAGGCAATGTTGCTGGTGACAGTGGTGGCCAATTTCAGGTTTGCCAAAGCCACTTATTGCCCAGGACAAGCAGTAAGCAATCCTGCTTAAATCAAGATAACCTGGGTTTCCCAGCTTAACCAGGAATGTAGTCTTTCCTGCCCTCGTAAATGAAGGAACATCAAACGAGGGGAGGGGCCATCTCACACAtacatgagttaaaaaaaaaaaaaaaaaaaaaaacaactgtgagAGCTAGAGCATTGGCTTTCTGCTGGTCTAGAGGCTGGGCTCAGAGGTTTGACAACTCCACAGCTGTTCCTGCCTCCGAGGAGCGTCTGTCCCCCCAGTTCTGTCCTTCAGCTAGGTCTGCAGTGCTGACTCTGGGATTCTCTTATGAAAATGCCTGATGGGCaagccagaggaggaggaggaagaggtggaggaggaggaggaggaggaggagaaagaagatctAGAGTTTGGCTGGGGAAAGAATGAGTAACTCAGAGCAGCCTGCTTCAGTAAAcgctgggagagaaagaaaagccgaGGCTGGCTCCAGTCTCTGGGGACTCTGAGGTGATGATCCGGATTTACCATGTCCCCAAGCAGAGTTGGAGCATGCCAAAACTCTGAATCTGCTggtgaggaaaagaagaaggaagaaagaaaggaaaaagaagggagggacatgCTAGAGAAAGAGGGAGTTAAtcgagaggggaggggagggcaagcCTCACTGAGGAGCAGGGGTGACAGGAAAGAAGAGTTCCACGACTCAAAGCCGTGTCTGCAGTTAAGAATTTTTATGTCTGTTCTGTCCCCCAGAGGCAATCCCTGGCCTGTCCTTTTCCCAATGCCCAGTGGGTGACAGGCTCTTTCCCAGAAGTTGAACGGAGCTTACTCTGGCAGATCCTTCTCTCCCAAGTCAAGTGGCCTCTCTGGTAATGGACTGCCTTTCTGTGAGGTATGTGTTGTTAATTTGGGGACAGATCTTTGATTTTCAGTTGTGACGATCCCAGCATTGAGTGGAGGAcgattttaattttaactttttttttttttttttcggataAAAATGTCAAATACCCTTTCACTGACCTAGCTGCTACAATTTTAGGGTACAATTGGATAATGGTTAATAAATAATCGTTACCTATTAATTAATCATGGATAATAGTTCATTTGTTGGTGACTAAAAATTATGTGCAAGTTACATCAGGTGGACCTCTCTCATACTTTCATTGCCTGGTGAGCGGCATTTTGGTCTGTTTTGATTTAGTGTTGTGTTTATTTTCAGGCAGTGTTTAATACATTCGAAGAATTAATACAATCAAACAATCTTAAAGTGGCCCACAAATCTGTAGTCCTTGCACCTGTGTAGCCTCTCCCGGGTGTCAGTCAGCGAGTTGTTACAGCATAACAAAATTCCTTGttgattttaaatggaaaatttgtCTGTGACAGCTAGTTGCTCTAATAGTTGGTGAATAGTTAATTTTATCTGAAACATTGAAAAAAGATAGCTATAGCCGATACGTGgtcaaaatgtctttttcttattttccctttttagatGGGTTGCAGTCTATTGACACATCCTAATCCTTAGTTCTGACGTGATTGGCACCTAAGTTTTTTCCCCCCTAGCTTGCACGTCTGTCTCTGAGCTGAGTAAGAGTTATGGAAGTACGGGTGGGACATGAGGTAGGGTGGGGTTGGAAAGGTCCCAAGCACACACTTTACGGTTCGCGTTTAAGGAGTCAGCCGATGGAGAAGCATGGCATTTATGCACTTGCTGTTGGTCCTGATGTTGCTCTCAAAAGCAGTGAATGGGCCATAGCTTGGAAAGAATGCATGTCATGCCCCACAAAACTGGCAGAGTTCACGCTGCTGAGAGTTGTGGAACTGTTTATAGCATAGTCTCCTCTTGAATGAGCCATCTTTGGATTAGGATTCAGGCTTTTCTGGGCTTAGAGAAAACACAGGCAATCTGCAAAGAAGAACGCTTATAACAGATACTTGGAGACCACCACGGTGGAGGAAATACTGCAGAGCGCTTCCTGCTTTctatctctctccttttctgggcACAGCTGTTTCACCCTCTCTTTCACTCAGTGTGAAAGACCCCCACAAATGGTGAATGTGAATAAGTGAGTCTTGTGCTTCTGGGTGGCCTGGGACAGAAGGTGCCTCTCCACCTCTCTGCTTCCATTTGCAGGGCTGGTGCTGCCATCTCGGCTGATGTCTCTCACCTTCTTCTTCACAGCTTCCATTCTGACCAGGCTTTCCAAATCTAGCCTGTAAAGCGAGATAAGAAACAtcccacagggggaaaaaaatgacagaagaacCCACAAAAGAGAACCTGGGAGCTCCAAAATCTCCCACACCTGTGACAATGGAGAAAAACCCCAAGAGGGAAGTTGTGGTCACCACGGTCCCCTTGGTCAGCGAGGTTCAGCTGATGGCCGCCACCGGGGGTGCCGAACTCTCCTGCTACCGCTGCATCATCCCCTTTGCCGTGGTGGTCTTCATTACTGGGATTGTGGTCACCGCTGTGGCTTACAGCTTCAATTCCCACGGTTCCATCATCTCCATCTTCGGCCTGGTCCTTCTCTCCTCCGGACTGTTTTTACTAGCCTCCAGTGCCTTGTGCTGGAAGGTGAGGCAAAGGAACAAGAAAGTCAGGAGACGGGAGAGTCAGACGGCTCTTGTAGTAAATCAGAGGTGCTTG
This sequence is a window from Mus pahari chromosome 14, PAHARI_EIJ_v1.1, whole genome shotgun sequence. Protein-coding genes within it:
- the Tmem100 gene encoding transmembrane protein 100 is translated as MTEEPTKENLGAPKSPTPVTMEKNPKREVVVTTVPLVSEVQLMAATGGAELSCYRCIIPFAVVVFITGIVVTAVAYSFNSHGSIISIFGLVLLSSGLFLLASSALCWKVRQRNKKVRRRESQTALVVNQRCLFA